ATATGAATGCTGAAAATGTGCAATAATTGTGGAGATGTGTCAGGTGAATTTATATCTTTGGGTTGGTATGCGCTAAGAACACATCATCTATTGGTTCATTGTCTCTTCTAGGACCACGGTGAGAAAAAGAACACAGAGGAATATACCGAAGTGACAGTAAGGTATACGTCTTAAACACGAGACCCACACAACCACACCCATTCCTAAGTGTCAAGTAACCACCACTGACATACagaccactcactcactccaacCTGTCCCTCACTCCATTAACACCTGTAGCTGTGACGTCTTCAGTTGACAAAGCTTTCCTGTTTCTGCGAAAGTAACTTTTCGTGATCGTTGAAATGCATGTCTTTCTCCGTGTTTATGTCAATAACAAAATCTCTGTCGCATGAACGAGAAGAACCAAGCTCGTGAGTAAATAATCTGCTAAGGTAACTGTTTCCTGTATGAGAGCTCCAGGCCCACCTAGCCTCCTCCACGGACAGAAGAGGCGCGCACGAAGGCCACTCGCGGCTCACCAAGCTTTGCTTATAATGTTACATGTTCTAGTTTAGTCAACTCTCTGATATATATCTGTTGTGTGGAAAATTACtaatcttctcctctcccctctctctctctctctctctctctctctctctctctctctctctctctgtgtgtgtgtgtgtgtgtgtgtgtgtgtgtgtgtgtgtgtgtgtgttgttgagcAGTTTAGCATAAAACAACCTTCGCGTTGAGATGCAGAGCGCATGATCCACGTTCTGGGGGGTGTCAGTGTGTCAGTGCGTTGCGAGGCCTGGTGTGGCTGTAATGTGCCGCGCCCCGGGCTGTGTTGATGTGTTCAGTGTGCTGTCTGTGTCTTTGGTGGTGGACATAACCATCTGATCTTGTTACAAtaagtttatttcttttcttctttaacaagatatttttctCGGCATGTTCGCTCTTTTATCTTATATTCGCCatgaatatatgaaaatgtaTGCTATATGATTCTCAGCAAAATTATGATACTACTTCATTGTGTATTTATATAAAAGCTTTCGCAAAAACGATATTTGTCTTAGATGATATTGCAATAACCAGTTACATAAGATAAATGCTGACCGTTTAGCTGCGCTGCTGCATGCTACTTTGATCTCACGAAAAcagcttttttccttcatgactCTCACCCATCTGTTCTCTCCTCACCGCTGACAGTTTAATTTGAATAACTCCATGCTGCCCGGAACCTACAAGAGCGCCAGTGAATATAGCATCGATGTCATGGACGAAAAAGTCAGCGACCACTGCAGCGCCAGCAAAGAAACACTTCCCATcagcaacaagaaaaaagtGTCGCCATGACCAGCGGCGCCACATCCCTGTTTGTCCCCCGCCCGGCACAACGCCTGCTTCTCCAGGTCATCTGTCTCCACGTCTACCAATACTACCTAACTGACTCTTGGGTGGGACTTCGTTGTACGTAATAATGCAGTGATGATTGTTACAAAAAAACTGATGATGATACCCTGACTCATATAAGTTTCATTCCACGTCATTTCCGGCACTTCATGTAGTTTGTAACGTACGTGGGATACTCAACAATGAGGTTCGTGTCCGTGTtcgtgtccgtgtccgtgtttACTTGAATCAGTGAATCACCATCCTTAAAAGTACTGTAATGCTTTAGTATTCGCGAAAATTATTGTACTCCAACCAGACAATCGACAACAGTTACCCAACAAGTTCAGTTACCCATCATACAAGGTGAACATAGTTTAAGGACTAATGTTAGATCCAATACAACCAAAAAGCACATAAGTATGTTTGGAAACAAATGTTATAATTTTCACTCACATCTACAAATGTTTACAATGCTCTTACACTCCAACGGGTACACACGGAAatgttactatttgttgatacaTGTTTCGTCTGCCATGTTGTGTGTTGACTAACTTGGATAGCAGACAAGAAACATATAGAGATGAGATATTCTGTTCTTTACTAAATATGTTTTAACTCCTGCATGGGATTCTAAGTAACATTGTCTACTTTAGGTGGAGGTTTAAAACTAATATAAACTATAACATGTGATAAACGACCCGACTGTGCTTCCGGGTCAAGATTTCTAAtacgaggaaaatgaaaatgtgggAGCCAGAAAAAGATAAGACATTCACACGTTCAAACACCTGCACTCTACCAGGAGCGGATCAGTGCTTCCCTGATATTGATACACACAAGTTACCTGGCGAGCAGGCGGAGGGCTCACCACTGATGCTCCCTCGCCCACACCACCTCATAGCAGCAGGATCTCTCGTGGTACCTCAAGGAGAACCTTAACTTCTTAACTGGGTTGATTTCACTGAATATAACCTTGAAGCCGTAACACTTGAGGTATCCAAAGTAAGCCCACATCTTTTGTCGCACAATGGACGCACCTGTGACGAGACACacgattgattgattgattgattgacctagtgattgattgattgatgttACAGTCCAGCTCAAAACTAAAACAACTACACagtatacgagtatatatataggTTGTTAAACTTTTGATACGTCATTAGAAAAAAGTATTTTTTATAAAGGATTGAGGGTTTTTATTTTCCAGATACAATTTTTATATGAAAACTGGAATGGGAATGGATGATGCTTAGTTTCTAAAGACCTGGGCATTCCATCTCTTTGTTTCTCATACAATGACTTTGGAAGTATTACATAAACTGTTGTTATTATGAGATGCTAGTTTATCTTTACCTtataatcgagagagagagagagagagagagagagagagagagagagagagagagagagagagagagagagagagagagagagagagagagagagagagagagagagagagagagagagagagagagagagagagagagagagagagagagagagagagagagagagagagagagagagagagagagagagagagagagagagagagagagagagagagagagagagagagagagagagagagaggcctagtGTGTCTGTACAAACCTCTATTGGCATGAAGCTCCACTCCGATCTGCTTCACGTTCTTGAGGAGGTTGGGGTTGTGTTTGATGACGTCCATGAAGAAGTGGTCCTCGAAGCCCTCCACGTCCAGCTTCAGGTAGTCGATGGTGGTGTTCTCCAGCTCCAACAACTTCAGGATCGTGACGTACCTAGCCATCTGAAGGGTCGGGGAGAGTCAAAGGAAGAGTCATGAGCTTGtagataagagataaagaagcaTGAGTCAATTAGGAGCCTGGATTTAAGAGGAAGCAGCGTGAGGTTTAGATATAAGGGAGCTCAATGccaagagggaggaagatgaggaacacacacacacatacatacatacacacacacacacacggtagctcagtggttagagcactggcttcacaagccagaggaccggggttcgattttccggccgggtgaagatatttgggtgtgtctcctttcacgtgtagcccctgttcacctagcagtgagtatgtacgggatgtaaatcgaggagttgtgaccttgttgtcccggtgtgtggtgtgtgcctggtctcagacctatccgaagatcgaaaataatgagctctgagctcgttccgtagggtaacgtctggctgtctcgtcagagactgcagcagatcaaacagtgaattacacacacacacacacacacacacacacacacacacacacctacatacgtacacacacaaacacacacacactctctctctctctctctctctctctgagctcgctctgtagggtaacgtctggctgtctcgtcagagactgcagcagatcaaacagtgaacacacacacacacacacacacacacacacacactggataagtgtagatatggagacgggaccacacgagcataaagcctaggccctgtaaaactacaactaggtaaatacaactaggtaaatacacacacacacacacacacacacacacacacacacacatacacttccaACTAACCTTGGGGTTGGTGTGGAGGCGATCATAGCTGGCGATGCCTATGTCATAGAACATTACATTGGGAGAACGTCGGTGTGTTGGTTTCTTGATGGTGGGGTCGAAAGAATACACCTGTCAATGGAAACACCGTAACTGTCAATAGATCTTGTTTCTTAATGTATAGATATACACAAGGCGCCTTTTGTGGCTGCATGAaaggttaggtttttttttaaccttcctCCACTTTGTATTAAGAGAGAACGATACCTTTAAATCATTTGCTTGAAGGTATTTACAGATTGCAGGTTCGGAGAAGGAGCTTAAGATGTCCACTATAACACAGTACACATAAACATGCACAACTTTAGCTTCAATTCAAATTAATTTCATATAATGACACAATTTTTTCTACCTAAGATATCTTTTCCAACAGTGCACTCACTCGTATACACACTGTCATTGTCACGTACCGCTCCGCTCCATGTGCCCTAATTTTCCTGGTGTCCTTTCATATACTCCGGTTATCATTGGTCCAGACAGTCTTGAGAGAAGTAGTCGTCAGATTAACTATAGGTAAAGTCAGACTTTACTAGTAATTTAGATGGTGAGGGATGCTGGGACTCACCTTACATTGAAACCTCTTATCCAGATCGTCATCGAAGGAGAAGTCTTCAGCGATGCCGAAGGAGAGAACAACACAGCGGCCAGGCTCCACTCTGAACCTGTCATCCATGCACATCCACTTCTCTCCGCTGAAGTAGGTCCTGTCGGGCACGAGCTGACcgcccaccatcaccttcaacacacccacaccagtACTTTTCTTAGAATGTTGTCAATGTTATAGTGGAGCTGATGAAAACGACACGGAAACTGCTGCACACTCTTGACCAAACTTTATTAGCAATAAAAATGGCATACTTGATTACGGTTTCCTTAAAGGTTAgtagagttaaccaaaagtctgggacatatgtcttgaaacctcctcttaaaagaagtcaaggcaAAACATTTCAGTCTAACAGTGAACGTATACAACAatgaagagagataaatagcAGATGATTAATAATGAACAGCAATGATGATGTTTGGTTAATCACCGTCAGTCATCTATATAGATGATCAAAGTGGAATTTGCAAATACTATGTCAAGGGCAGGCGTGTTCTGCTTGCACACCAGCTTATACCAGACCGTGCTGTGAAGAATTTGAATAAGATAATAGCCATTGCAGCAGGAGATGTGCCGTGTTGGAGACATCAGTGACATATTTCCatgcttttattttgtttatcaatCTACTTCATTTCACTAATAAATCTATGTTCTGGTGCTGGTGTGGTTTTTGTTTATGCCAATAACGAACTCACTTAGTATGACCGTCACCAAATTGGGGATTCCCGAAATCAGGAAAATAACGAGATCAGGActgaggtgttggtggtgtccgTTATCACGTTTGTAAGGCTCGCAAGTGGAAACGTTACCAAACAACAGTGAAGCTGACCCTTTCATATACATCATGCATGTGTACTTGTACATCTCTTTGATGTGTGTGCAATTTTTTGTTggaagaaagtgataaaaacGTACCGGTCTCTCACAGTGCAGCTGGCGGCGGTCGATGAAGTTGTAGTAATCATCAGCATTTCTCATTGGAGGCGCAGTACAGTTGATCTTCCCTGCATGAACCAGATAATGTGTCTGTTAAAATCTGCGTGACATGTAagaaatattttccttcatcattagcgtgtttttttttatgtacatgaCTTGACTTATATTAAAACTTAAAttagaaaggaacaagaaataaatagaaatcttGAACAAAGCTTTGCCATGCGATGTTAAAAAAggattctattttttcttttaggacTATTTTTCCTAATTAACATTGTTATCTTAGCAAATGGGACTGGAAGTAGGAGTCTTGAACAAACACTTATGATATACTAAGATGGcaaccttcccttcattttataATTGGCAGTTCTTTTCTGATGTTTACAGCTCAAAACTCtgaatgaagagagagtgaaaacaaAAAACTTAAAACAGAGGTGGTACAATATGAAAGGTAAAATGTACCCCAGTCCTCGTCCTGCTGAGGGGCCTGCCAGTCCCTCTCCCACTTGCTCCAAACAGAGTCTCGTTGTGTTTGGCGCGGCACGTGCAGGCCAGACAGCAGCGTTGAGAGATACTGATGCAAACTGACGTGGCAGGTGGGAGACATTAATAAAACATTGTGGTGCAGGGAGACATCAACACTGTCATACAGAAGACCGCGCCACTGGCACGAATATCAACTAAATACtattgctgctgatgctgctgctattactactactattactaccatttccAATACTACTATTTTGTAAGCAAAGacgaaaaagcaaaacaaaactgcATATCATCAAACATGCCTGCTCatatacactatatatatatatatatatatatatatatatatatatatatatatatatatatatatatatatatatatatatatatatatatatatatatatatatatatatatatatatatatatatatatatatatatatatatatatatatatatatatatatatat
The Portunus trituberculatus isolate SZX2019 chromosome 39, ASM1759143v1, whole genome shotgun sequence DNA segment above includes these coding regions:
- the LOC123515757 gene encoding uncharacterized protein LOC123515757, with the translated sequence MDYEKCLKTKQLPPGPVEGSASKTFENPLLRTVNLSVTSFVDQTGFMKQEKPPVIQRSCSSSFLALASHRMKQVTLAQRRAVPQGLLCGVLAGLSVLSLLHQYLSTLLSGLHVPRQTQRDSVWSKWERDWQAPQQDEDWGKINCTAPPMRNADDYYNFIDRRQLHCERPVMVGGQLVPDRTYFSGEKWMCMDDRFRVEPGRCVVLSFGIAEDFSFDDDLDKRFQCKVYSFDPTIKKPTHRRSPNVMFYDIGIASYDRLHTNPKMARYVTILKLLELENTTIDYLKLDVEGFEDHFFMDVIKHNPNLLKNVKQIGVELHANRGLYRHTRPLSLCASIVRQKMWAYFGYLKCYGFKVIFSEINPVKKLRFSLRYHERSCCYEVVWAREHQW